One genomic segment of Tursiops truncatus isolate mTurTru1 chromosome 4, mTurTru1.mat.Y, whole genome shotgun sequence includes these proteins:
- the PTX3 gene encoding pentraxin-related protein PTX3, whose translation MHLPVILFCALWSAVSAENSDEYELMYVNLDNEIDNGLHPTEDPTPCDCSRENSEWDKLFIMLENSQMREGMLLQATDDVLRGELQKLRAELGRLAGSLARLCTPVAPAEARLAQALDELLQASRRLARLEEAGALQPQEEAGRALGAVLEELRQTQADLRAVQGWAAGRWLPAGCETAILFPMRSKKIFASVHPATPMKLEAFSACIWVKATDVLNKTVLFSYGTKRNPYEIQLYLSYQSIVLVVGGEENRLVTDTVISLGTWTHLCSTWNSEKGHVALWVNGDLVAATVDMATGHVVPEGGILQVGQEKNGCCVGGGFDETLAFSGRLTGFNIWDHVLSNEDIRKTGGAESCHIRGNVVGWAVTEIQPHGGAQYVS comes from the exons ATGCATCTCCCTGTGATTCTGTTTTGTGCTCTCTGGTCTGCAGTGTCGGCCGAGAACTCGGATGAATATGAGCTCATGTATGTGAATCTGGACAATGAAATAGACAATGGACTCCATCCCACTGAGGACC CTACGCCGTGCGACTGCAGTCGGGAGAACTCCGAGTGGGACAAGCTTTTCATCATGCTGGAGAACTCGCAGATGCGGGAGGGCATGCTGCTGCAGGCCACCGACGACGTCCTCCGGGGTGAGCTGCAGAAGCTGCGGGCCGAGCTGGGCCGGCTGGCGGGCAGCCTGGCGAGGCTGTGCACGCCGGTGGCCCCCGCCGAGGCCAGGCTGGCCCAGGCGCTGGATGAGCTGCTGCAGGCGAGCCGCAGGCTGGCGCGCCTGGAGGAAGCCGGGGCGCTGCAGCCGCAGGAGGAGGCGGGGCGGGCCCTTGGCGCAGTGCTCGAGGAGCTGCGGCAGACTCAGGCCGACCTCCGCGCTGTGCAGGGCTGGGCGGCAGGACGCTGGCTGCCAGCAG GTTGTGAAACAGCGATTTTATTCCCCATGCGTTCCAAGAAGATTTTTGCAAGTGTGCATCCAGCAACACCAATGAAACTTGAGGCTTTCAGTGCCTGCATTTGGGTCAAAGCCACAGATGTGTTAAACAAAACTGTCCTGTTTTCCTATGGCACAAAGAGGAATCCGTATGAGATCCAGCTGTACCTCAGCTATCAGTCCATCGTGCTTGTGGTGGGTGGAGAGGAAAACAGACTGGTCACCGATACTGTGATTTCCCTGGGAACGTGGACCCATCTGTGCAGCACCTGGAATTCAGAGAAAGGGCACGTGGCCTTGTGGGTAAATGGTGACCTGGTGGCCGCCACTGTAGACATGGCCACGGGTCACGTTGTTCCCGAAGGAGGAATCCTGCAGGTTGGCCAAGAAAAGAATGGCTGCTGTGTGGGTGGTGGCTTTGATGAGACATTAGCCTTTTCTGGCAGGCTCACGGGCTTCAACATCTGGGATCATGTTCTCAGCAATGAAGACATAAGAAAGACCGGAGGAGCAGAGTCCTGTCACATCCGGGGCAATGTGGTTGGGTGGGCAGTCACGGAGATTCAGCCCCACGGAGGAGCGCAGTACGTTTCTTAA